One genomic region from Cetobacterium sp. 8H encodes:
- a CDS encoding sodium-dependent transporter: MSNERGNWGSSVGFVLAAAGSAIGLGNLWKFPYLAGKNGGGAFVIVYLSLVVILGFSLMLGEMAIGRRGKSDAYGSYNNIKKGWGFVGMMGILCCFVIYSYYVVIAGWIVKYIGLFLSGGLNGDPVDYFSTFISSGTTPIVYSIIMVVATALIVLKGVSGGIEKASKIMMPTLFIFMLVIVVRSVTLPNAMDGIKYFLKPDFSLITPKVIIAALGQVFFSLSLGMGAMITYGSYLSPETKLVKSAFCIPVLDTIIALLAGLAILPAVFSFGLEPTAGPGLIFITLPKVFSAMPFGNVFGVIFFVLVLFAALTSTISLLEVVVSFVVDQFKLDRKKATVLVSALIALLVIPNSNSFGSMAELKVFFGMNFFDFLCYLTDNILLPAGGLLLCVFVGFVWDKEDLKNEVTNHGEVKFEMFSLWIVGVKYLGIQLLSLILLQAVGVQDEFLVYALGTIFAVQILCGRLEAKRGVKAV; encoded by the coding sequence GATTTGTTTTAGCGGCGGCTGGATCGGCAATTGGTCTTGGAAATTTATGGAAGTTCCCATATTTAGCGGGGAAAAATGGTGGGGGTGCCTTTGTTATAGTGTACCTGTCACTTGTAGTTATACTTGGATTTTCTTTGATGCTAGGGGAGATGGCAATAGGAAGAAGAGGAAAATCAGATGCCTATGGATCGTACAATAATATTAAAAAAGGTTGGGGCTTTGTAGGTATGATGGGAATTTTATGTTGCTTTGTAATCTATTCTTACTACGTTGTTATCGCTGGATGGATTGTAAAATATATTGGACTATTTTTAAGTGGTGGATTGAATGGAGACCCTGTAGATTACTTTTCTACTTTTATATCTTCAGGAACAACACCTATCGTATACAGTATAATTATGGTTGTGGCTACAGCTTTAATCGTATTAAAAGGGGTTTCTGGTGGAATTGAAAAAGCTAGTAAAATCATGATGCCAACTCTATTTATATTTATGCTTGTAATAGTTGTGAGATCGGTAACTCTTCCGAATGCTATGGACGGTATAAAATACTTTTTAAAACCTGATTTTTCACTTATTACACCTAAGGTTATAATTGCAGCTTTAGGACAAGTTTTCTTCTCTTTAAGTTTAGGGATGGGAGCTATGATAACATATGGAAGTTACCTATCACCAGAGACTAAACTTGTTAAAAGTGCATTTTGTATTCCGGTTTTAGATACAATAATAGCTCTACTTGCAGGGCTTGCTATATTACCAGCAGTATTCTCTTTTGGACTTGAGCCAACAGCAGGACCAGGGTTAATCTTTATAACTCTTCCGAAAGTGTTCTCAGCAATGCCTTTTGGAAATGTATTCGGTGTTATTTTCTTTGTGTTAGTTCTGTTTGCGGCACTTACATCAACTATCTCACTTTTAGAAGTTGTTGTTTCGTTTGTTGTAGACCAGTTTAAACTAGATAGAAAAAAAGCTACAGTTTTAGTAAGTGCCCTTATTGCACTACTGGTTATTCCAAACTCTAACTCTTTCGGATCTATGGCTGAGCTAAAAGTATTCTTTGGGATGAACTTCTTTGATTTCTTATGCTATTTAACTGACAATATCTTACTTCCTGCAGGAGGACTTCTTCTTTGCGTATTTGTTGGATTTGTTTGGGATAAAGAGGATCTTAAAAATGAGGTCACAAACCATGGAGAGGTTAAATTTGAGATGTTTTCACTGTGGATAGTTGGAGTGAAATATTTAGGGATTCAACTACTATCACTAATTCTTTTACAAGCGGTAGGAGTTCAAGATGAATTTTTA